The Brassica oleracea var. oleracea cultivar TO1000 chromosome C6, BOL, whole genome shotgun sequence genome includes a region encoding these proteins:
- the LOC106300568 gene encoding pre-mRNA-processing protein 40A isoform X2 — protein sequence MSNNPPQSSGAQFRGMVPGQQGQHFVRAASQQPFHHPYGHIASSSTPPVVGFGTSGPPFPSSYSFTPSSSYAPHMHASGSVPPAANSWPAPPVTQTTTLVSPLQQTPATPTPTDPGNLTPQSASDWMEHTSADGRKYYYNKQTKQSSWEKPLELMTPLERADASTVWKEFTTAEGRKYYYNKVTKESKWTIPEDLKLAREQAELASAKRSHSEDESTSLSHIAASSSDLAVSTPVTAVVPSTSSTIPAHSTSPIPAGLAVPVIRPPPVASVTPVSAATSDTEATAMKLDNLPSQGAYESNDGAPAPNNEVDYKEISVNGKSNMTPAGDKANVEEPMMYATKQEAKAAFKSLLESVNVQSDWTWEQTTKVIVHDKRYGALRTLGERKQAFNEYLGQRKKVEAEERRWRQKKAREEFVKMLEECEELSSSMKWSKALSLFENDERFKAVDRPRDREDLFDNYIVELERKEREKAVAEHRQKMAEYRKFLETCDYIKASTQWRKIQDRLEDDERCSCLEKIDRLIGFEDYINDLEKEEEELKRVEKEHVRRAERKNRDAFRTLLEEHVAAGILTAKTYWLEYCIEVRDLPQYQAVASNLSGSTPKDLFEEITEELEKQYHEDKSRVKDAMKSRKVSMVSSWVFEDFKSALSEDLSSQPISDINLKLIYNELVERMKEKEEKEARKLQRLAEEFTNLLRTFKEINAASNWEDVKQLVEESQEYRSIGDGNVSRGLFEEYITSLQEKAKEKERKRDEEKLQSRKEKDKEEKEKRKERREKEREREKERSSKREESEGDVDVSEGQKEEKRKGKDRDRKHRRRHHNSDDDVSSDRDDREESKKWSSSRKHDRKKSRKHANTPESDSENRHKRQKKEQRESSRRGGGNDELEDGEVGEDGEIRL from the exons ATGTCGAACAATCCTCCTCAGTCCTCTGGTGCCCAG TTTCGGGGGATGGTTCCTGGGCAACAGGGTCAGCATTTTGTTCGTGCAGCTTCACAACAGCCGTTTCATCACCCCTACGGACATATTGCATCATCATCAACACCTCCAGTTGTAGGCTTTGGTACATCTGGGCCTCCGTTTCCTTCTTCATATTCA TTTACACCATCATCATCTTATGCTCCGCATATGCATGCATCTGGTAGTGTCCCACCAGCAGCCAACTCTTGGCCTGCTCCTCCTGTAACTCAAACTACAACACTTGTTTCCCCTCTTCAGCAGACACCAGCCACTCCCACTCCCACAGACCCA GGAAATCTGACTCCACAATCTGCATCTGACTGGATGGAGCATACATCTGCTGATGGTAGAAA GTATTATTATAACAAGCAGACTAAACAATCAAGTTGGGAAAAACCTCTTGAACTGATGACACCACTGGAG AGGGCAGATGCGTCCACTGTGTGGAAGGAATTTACAACAGCTGAAGGAAGGAA ATATTATTATAACAAGGTTACAAAGGAGTCTAAGTGGACAATTCCGGAAGATTTAAAG TTAGCTCGGGAACAAGCCGAATTAGCTAGTGCAAAGAGGTCCCATTCCGAAGATGAATCGACCTCTCTATCCCACATTGCTGCATCCTCATCTGATCTAGCTGTAAGCACTCCTGTTACCGCTGTTGTTCCCAGTACATCTTCAACAATTCCTGCGCATTCTACAAGTCCTATTCCAGCGGGTTTGGCTGTACCTGTCATCCGTCCTCCCCCTGTTGCTTCTGTTACTCCAGTGTCTGCTGCAACCAGTGATACGGAGGCTACTGCAAT GAAATTGGATAATTTACCGTCTCAGGGGGCATATGAATCAAATGATGGAGCGCCAGCACCAAATAATGAG GTTGATTATAAGGAAATTTCGGTGAATGGAAAATCCAATATGACACCTGCAGGTGACAAAGCAAACGTTGAGGAACCCATGATGTATGCTACTAAGCAG GAGGCCAAAGCTGCTTTCAAGTCTCTTTTGGAATCTGTAAATGTTCAGTCCGACTGGACATGGGAACAG ACAACGAAAGTGATTGTTCATGATAAAAGATATGGTGCTTTGAGGACACTCGGTGAGCGGAAACAAGCTTTTAACGAG TATCTCGGTCAAAGGAAAAAAGTGGAAGCTGAGGAAAGGCGATGGAGACAGAAGAAAGCGCGGGAAGAATTTGTAAAGATGCTAGAG GAGTGTGAAGAATTATCATCATCCATGAAATGGAG CAAAGCTTTGAGTTTGTTTGAAAATGATGAGCGTTTTAAAGCTGTTGATCGCCCAAGGGATCGTGAAGATCTTTTTGACAATTATATTGTGGAACTTGAGAGGAAG GAAAGAGAGAAGGCAGTGGCAGAACATAGGCAGAAGATGGCAGAGTATCGGAAGTTTCTTGAAACCTGTGACTATATCAAA GCAAGTACACAATGGCGAAAAATTCAGGATAGACTGGAGGATGATGAAAGATGCTCATGTCTTGAAAAAATAGATCGTTTGATTGGTTTTGAG GATTACATTAATGACCTGGAGAAGGAGGAAGAGGAGCTGAAGAGGGTAGAGAAG GAACATGTTAGGCGGGCTGAAAGAAAAAACCGTGATGCATTTCGTACACTACTGGAAGAACATGTCGCTGCTGGCATCCTTACAGCCAAGACGTACTGGTTGGAATATTGCATTGAG GTAAGAGACTTGCCTCAATACCAAGCTGTTGCATCTAATTTGTCTGGCTCAACTCCTAAAGACTTGTTCGAAGAAATCACGGAAGAATTAGAGAAGCAG TATCACGAGGACAAGAGTCGCGTAAAGGATGCGATGAAGTCGAGGAAG GTTTCCATGGTCTCCTCATGGGTGTTTGAAGATTTTAAATCTGCTCTTTCAGAAGATCTCAGTTCTCAACCAATATCAGACATAAATTTAAAG CTTATATATAATGAGTTGGTTGAGAGGATGAAGGAAAAAGAAGAAAAAGAAGCCAGAAAGCTTCAGCGTTTGGCTGAAGAGTTTACCAATCTTTTGCGCACTTTCAAG GAAATAAACGCAGCTTCAAATTGGGAAGATGTCAAACAACTAGTTGAAGAAAGTCAAGAGTACAG ATCGATTGGAGATGGTAATGTTAGCAGAGGGCTTTTTGAGGAATACATAACGAGTTTACAGGAAAAAGCAAAGGAGAAGGAGCGTAAGCGTGATGAGGAAAAG TTGCAGAGTAGGAAAGAGAAGGATAAGGAGGAGAAAGAGAAGCGGAAGGAGAGAAGGGAAAAGGAAAGAGAACGCGAAAAAGAGAGGAGTAGCAAAAGGGAGGAATCGGAGGGTGATGTAGATGTGAGTGAAGGTCAGAAAGAGGAGAAACGAAAAGGAAAAGACCGAGACAGAAAACATAGGAGACGCCATCACAATTCTGATGATGATGTCAGTTCTGATAGGGATGACAGAGAGGAGTCGAAGAAGTGGTCATCATCCCGTAAACATGATCGCAAAAAATCAAGAAAG CACGCAAACACGCCAGAATCAGACAGTGAAAATCGGCATAAAAGACAGAAGAAAGAGCAGCGTGAGAGTAGTCGTCGAGGTGGTGGTAATGACGAGTTAGAGGATGGAGAGGTTGGGGAAGATGGTGAAATCAGACTTTAA
- the LOC106300568 gene encoding pre-mRNA-processing protein 40A isoform X3, protein MSNNPPQSSGAQQFRGMVPGQQGQHFVRAASQQPFHHPYGHIASSSTPPVVGFGTSGPPFPSSYSFTPSSSYAPHMHASGSVPPAANSWPAPPVTQTTTLVSPLQQTPATPTPTDPGNLTPQSASDWMEHTSADGRKYYYNKQTKQSSWEKPLELMTPLERADASTVWKEFTTAEGRKYYYNKVTKESKWTIPEDLKLAREQAELASAKRSHSEDESTSLSHIAASSSDLAVSTPVTAVVPSTSSTIPAHSTSPIPAGLAVPVIRPPPVASVTPVSAATSDTEATAMKLDNLPSQGAYESNDGAPAPNNEVDYKEISVNGKSNMTPAGDKANVEEPMMYATKQEAKAAFKSLLESVNVQSDWTWEQTTKVIVHDKRYGALRTLGERKQAFNEYLGQRKKVEAEERRWRQKKAREEFVKMLEECEELSSSMKWSKALSLFENDERFKAVDRPRDREDLFDNYIVELERKEREKAVAEHRQKMAEYRKFLETCDYIKASTQWRKIQDRLEDDERCSCLEKIDRLIGFEDYINDLEKEEEELKRVEKEHVRRAERKNRDAFRTLLEEHVAAGILTAKTYWLEYCIEVRDLPQYQAVASNLSGSTPKDLFEEITEELEKQYHEDKSRVKDAMKSRKVSMVSSWVFEDFKSALSEDLSSQPISDINLKLIYNELVERMKEKEEKEARKLQRLAEEFTNLLRTFKEINAASNWEDVKQLVEESQEYRSIGDGNVSRGLFEEYITSLQEKAKEKERKRDEEKSRKEKDKEEKEKRKERREKEREREKERSSKREESEGDVDVSEGQKEEKRKGKDRDRKHRRRHHNSDDDVSSDRDDREESKKWSSSRKHDRKKSRKHANTPESDSENRHKRQKKEQRESSRRGGGNDELEDGEVGEDGEIRL, encoded by the exons ATGTCGAACAATCCTCCTCAGTCCTCTGGTGCCCAG CAGTTTCGGGGGATGGTTCCTGGGCAACAGGGTCAGCATTTTGTTCGTGCAGCTTCACAACAGCCGTTTCATCACCCCTACGGACATATTGCATCATCATCAACACCTCCAGTTGTAGGCTTTGGTACATCTGGGCCTCCGTTTCCTTCTTCATATTCA TTTACACCATCATCATCTTATGCTCCGCATATGCATGCATCTGGTAGTGTCCCACCAGCAGCCAACTCTTGGCCTGCTCCTCCTGTAACTCAAACTACAACACTTGTTTCCCCTCTTCAGCAGACACCAGCCACTCCCACTCCCACAGACCCA GGAAATCTGACTCCACAATCTGCATCTGACTGGATGGAGCATACATCTGCTGATGGTAGAAA GTATTATTATAACAAGCAGACTAAACAATCAAGTTGGGAAAAACCTCTTGAACTGATGACACCACTGGAG AGGGCAGATGCGTCCACTGTGTGGAAGGAATTTACAACAGCTGAAGGAAGGAA ATATTATTATAACAAGGTTACAAAGGAGTCTAAGTGGACAATTCCGGAAGATTTAAAG TTAGCTCGGGAACAAGCCGAATTAGCTAGTGCAAAGAGGTCCCATTCCGAAGATGAATCGACCTCTCTATCCCACATTGCTGCATCCTCATCTGATCTAGCTGTAAGCACTCCTGTTACCGCTGTTGTTCCCAGTACATCTTCAACAATTCCTGCGCATTCTACAAGTCCTATTCCAGCGGGTTTGGCTGTACCTGTCATCCGTCCTCCCCCTGTTGCTTCTGTTACTCCAGTGTCTGCTGCAACCAGTGATACGGAGGCTACTGCAAT GAAATTGGATAATTTACCGTCTCAGGGGGCATATGAATCAAATGATGGAGCGCCAGCACCAAATAATGAG GTTGATTATAAGGAAATTTCGGTGAATGGAAAATCCAATATGACACCTGCAGGTGACAAAGCAAACGTTGAGGAACCCATGATGTATGCTACTAAGCAG GAGGCCAAAGCTGCTTTCAAGTCTCTTTTGGAATCTGTAAATGTTCAGTCCGACTGGACATGGGAACAG ACAACGAAAGTGATTGTTCATGATAAAAGATATGGTGCTTTGAGGACACTCGGTGAGCGGAAACAAGCTTTTAACGAG TATCTCGGTCAAAGGAAAAAAGTGGAAGCTGAGGAAAGGCGATGGAGACAGAAGAAAGCGCGGGAAGAATTTGTAAAGATGCTAGAG GAGTGTGAAGAATTATCATCATCCATGAAATGGAG CAAAGCTTTGAGTTTGTTTGAAAATGATGAGCGTTTTAAAGCTGTTGATCGCCCAAGGGATCGTGAAGATCTTTTTGACAATTATATTGTGGAACTTGAGAGGAAG GAAAGAGAGAAGGCAGTGGCAGAACATAGGCAGAAGATGGCAGAGTATCGGAAGTTTCTTGAAACCTGTGACTATATCAAA GCAAGTACACAATGGCGAAAAATTCAGGATAGACTGGAGGATGATGAAAGATGCTCATGTCTTGAAAAAATAGATCGTTTGATTGGTTTTGAG GATTACATTAATGACCTGGAGAAGGAGGAAGAGGAGCTGAAGAGGGTAGAGAAG GAACATGTTAGGCGGGCTGAAAGAAAAAACCGTGATGCATTTCGTACACTACTGGAAGAACATGTCGCTGCTGGCATCCTTACAGCCAAGACGTACTGGTTGGAATATTGCATTGAG GTAAGAGACTTGCCTCAATACCAAGCTGTTGCATCTAATTTGTCTGGCTCAACTCCTAAAGACTTGTTCGAAGAAATCACGGAAGAATTAGAGAAGCAG TATCACGAGGACAAGAGTCGCGTAAAGGATGCGATGAAGTCGAGGAAG GTTTCCATGGTCTCCTCATGGGTGTTTGAAGATTTTAAATCTGCTCTTTCAGAAGATCTCAGTTCTCAACCAATATCAGACATAAATTTAAAG CTTATATATAATGAGTTGGTTGAGAGGATGAAGGAAAAAGAAGAAAAAGAAGCCAGAAAGCTTCAGCGTTTGGCTGAAGAGTTTACCAATCTTTTGCGCACTTTCAAG GAAATAAACGCAGCTTCAAATTGGGAAGATGTCAAACAACTAGTTGAAGAAAGTCAAGAGTACAG ATCGATTGGAGATGGTAATGTTAGCAGAGGGCTTTTTGAGGAATACATAACGAGTTTACAGGAAAAAGCAAAGGAGAAGGAGCGTAAGCGTGATGAGGAAAAG AGTAGGAAAGAGAAGGATAAGGAGGAGAAAGAGAAGCGGAAGGAGAGAAGGGAAAAGGAAAGAGAACGCGAAAAAGAGAGGAGTAGCAAAAGGGAGGAATCGGAGGGTGATGTAGATGTGAGTGAAGGTCAGAAAGAGGAGAAACGAAAAGGAAAAGACCGAGACAGAAAACATAGGAGACGCCATCACAATTCTGATGATGATGTCAGTTCTGATAGGGATGACAGAGAGGAGTCGAAGAAGTGGTCATCATCCCGTAAACATGATCGCAAAAAATCAAGAAAG CACGCAAACACGCCAGAATCAGACAGTGAAAATCGGCATAAAAGACAGAAGAAAGAGCAGCGTGAGAGTAGTCGTCGAGGTGGTGGTAATGACGAGTTAGAGGATGGAGAGGTTGGGGAAGATGGTGAAATCAGACTTTAA
- the LOC106300568 gene encoding pre-mRNA-processing protein 40A isoform X4, translating to MSNNPPQSSGAQFRGMVPGQQGQHFVRAASQQPFHHPYGHIASSSTPPVVGFGTSGPPFPSSYSFTPSSSYAPHMHASGSVPPAANSWPAPPVTQTTTLVSPLQQTPATPTPTDPGNLTPQSASDWMEHTSADGRKYYYNKQTKQSSWEKPLELMTPLERADASTVWKEFTTAEGRKYYYNKVTKESKWTIPEDLKLAREQAELASAKRSHSEDESTSLSHIAASSSDLAVSTPVTAVVPSTSSTIPAHSTSPIPAGLAVPVIRPPPVASVTPVSAATSDTEATAMKLDNLPSQGAYESNDGAPAPNNEVDYKEISVNGKSNMTPAGDKANVEEPMMYATKQEAKAAFKSLLESVNVQSDWTWEQTTKVIVHDKRYGALRTLGERKQAFNEYLGQRKKVEAEERRWRQKKAREEFVKMLEECEELSSSMKWSKALSLFENDERFKAVDRPRDREDLFDNYIVELERKEREKAVAEHRQKMAEYRKFLETCDYIKASTQWRKIQDRLEDDERCSCLEKIDRLIGFEDYINDLEKEEEELKRVEKEHVRRAERKNRDAFRTLLEEHVAAGILTAKTYWLEYCIEVRDLPQYQAVASNLSGSTPKDLFEEITEELEKQYHEDKSRVKDAMKSRKVSMVSSWVFEDFKSALSEDLSSQPISDINLKLIYNELVERMKEKEEKEARKLQRLAEEFTNLLRTFKEINAASNWEDVKQLVEESQEYRSIGDGNVSRGLFEEYITSLQEKAKEKERKRDEEKSRKEKDKEEKEKRKERREKEREREKERSSKREESEGDVDVSEGQKEEKRKGKDRDRKHRRRHHNSDDDVSSDRDDREESKKWSSSRKHDRKKSRKHANTPESDSENRHKRQKKEQRESSRRGGGNDELEDGEVGEDGEIRL from the exons ATGTCGAACAATCCTCCTCAGTCCTCTGGTGCCCAG TTTCGGGGGATGGTTCCTGGGCAACAGGGTCAGCATTTTGTTCGTGCAGCTTCACAACAGCCGTTTCATCACCCCTACGGACATATTGCATCATCATCAACACCTCCAGTTGTAGGCTTTGGTACATCTGGGCCTCCGTTTCCTTCTTCATATTCA TTTACACCATCATCATCTTATGCTCCGCATATGCATGCATCTGGTAGTGTCCCACCAGCAGCCAACTCTTGGCCTGCTCCTCCTGTAACTCAAACTACAACACTTGTTTCCCCTCTTCAGCAGACACCAGCCACTCCCACTCCCACAGACCCA GGAAATCTGACTCCACAATCTGCATCTGACTGGATGGAGCATACATCTGCTGATGGTAGAAA GTATTATTATAACAAGCAGACTAAACAATCAAGTTGGGAAAAACCTCTTGAACTGATGACACCACTGGAG AGGGCAGATGCGTCCACTGTGTGGAAGGAATTTACAACAGCTGAAGGAAGGAA ATATTATTATAACAAGGTTACAAAGGAGTCTAAGTGGACAATTCCGGAAGATTTAAAG TTAGCTCGGGAACAAGCCGAATTAGCTAGTGCAAAGAGGTCCCATTCCGAAGATGAATCGACCTCTCTATCCCACATTGCTGCATCCTCATCTGATCTAGCTGTAAGCACTCCTGTTACCGCTGTTGTTCCCAGTACATCTTCAACAATTCCTGCGCATTCTACAAGTCCTATTCCAGCGGGTTTGGCTGTACCTGTCATCCGTCCTCCCCCTGTTGCTTCTGTTACTCCAGTGTCTGCTGCAACCAGTGATACGGAGGCTACTGCAAT GAAATTGGATAATTTACCGTCTCAGGGGGCATATGAATCAAATGATGGAGCGCCAGCACCAAATAATGAG GTTGATTATAAGGAAATTTCGGTGAATGGAAAATCCAATATGACACCTGCAGGTGACAAAGCAAACGTTGAGGAACCCATGATGTATGCTACTAAGCAG GAGGCCAAAGCTGCTTTCAAGTCTCTTTTGGAATCTGTAAATGTTCAGTCCGACTGGACATGGGAACAG ACAACGAAAGTGATTGTTCATGATAAAAGATATGGTGCTTTGAGGACACTCGGTGAGCGGAAACAAGCTTTTAACGAG TATCTCGGTCAAAGGAAAAAAGTGGAAGCTGAGGAAAGGCGATGGAGACAGAAGAAAGCGCGGGAAGAATTTGTAAAGATGCTAGAG GAGTGTGAAGAATTATCATCATCCATGAAATGGAG CAAAGCTTTGAGTTTGTTTGAAAATGATGAGCGTTTTAAAGCTGTTGATCGCCCAAGGGATCGTGAAGATCTTTTTGACAATTATATTGTGGAACTTGAGAGGAAG GAAAGAGAGAAGGCAGTGGCAGAACATAGGCAGAAGATGGCAGAGTATCGGAAGTTTCTTGAAACCTGTGACTATATCAAA GCAAGTACACAATGGCGAAAAATTCAGGATAGACTGGAGGATGATGAAAGATGCTCATGTCTTGAAAAAATAGATCGTTTGATTGGTTTTGAG GATTACATTAATGACCTGGAGAAGGAGGAAGAGGAGCTGAAGAGGGTAGAGAAG GAACATGTTAGGCGGGCTGAAAGAAAAAACCGTGATGCATTTCGTACACTACTGGAAGAACATGTCGCTGCTGGCATCCTTACAGCCAAGACGTACTGGTTGGAATATTGCATTGAG GTAAGAGACTTGCCTCAATACCAAGCTGTTGCATCTAATTTGTCTGGCTCAACTCCTAAAGACTTGTTCGAAGAAATCACGGAAGAATTAGAGAAGCAG TATCACGAGGACAAGAGTCGCGTAAAGGATGCGATGAAGTCGAGGAAG GTTTCCATGGTCTCCTCATGGGTGTTTGAAGATTTTAAATCTGCTCTTTCAGAAGATCTCAGTTCTCAACCAATATCAGACATAAATTTAAAG CTTATATATAATGAGTTGGTTGAGAGGATGAAGGAAAAAGAAGAAAAAGAAGCCAGAAAGCTTCAGCGTTTGGCTGAAGAGTTTACCAATCTTTTGCGCACTTTCAAG GAAATAAACGCAGCTTCAAATTGGGAAGATGTCAAACAACTAGTTGAAGAAAGTCAAGAGTACAG ATCGATTGGAGATGGTAATGTTAGCAGAGGGCTTTTTGAGGAATACATAACGAGTTTACAGGAAAAAGCAAAGGAGAAGGAGCGTAAGCGTGATGAGGAAAAG AGTAGGAAAGAGAAGGATAAGGAGGAGAAAGAGAAGCGGAAGGAGAGAAGGGAAAAGGAAAGAGAACGCGAAAAAGAGAGGAGTAGCAAAAGGGAGGAATCGGAGGGTGATGTAGATGTGAGTGAAGGTCAGAAAGAGGAGAAACGAAAAGGAAAAGACCGAGACAGAAAACATAGGAGACGCCATCACAATTCTGATGATGATGTCAGTTCTGATAGGGATGACAGAGAGGAGTCGAAGAAGTGGTCATCATCCCGTAAACATGATCGCAAAAAATCAAGAAAG CACGCAAACACGCCAGAATCAGACAGTGAAAATCGGCATAAAAGACAGAAGAAAGAGCAGCGTGAGAGTAGTCGTCGAGGTGGTGGTAATGACGAGTTAGAGGATGGAGAGGTTGGGGAAGATGGTGAAATCAGACTTTAA
- the LOC106300568 gene encoding pre-mRNA-processing protein 40A isoform X1, translated as MSNNPPQSSGAQQFRGMVPGQQGQHFVRAASQQPFHHPYGHIASSSTPPVVGFGTSGPPFPSSYSFTPSSSYAPHMHASGSVPPAANSWPAPPVTQTTTLVSPLQQTPATPTPTDPGNLTPQSASDWMEHTSADGRKYYYNKQTKQSSWEKPLELMTPLERADASTVWKEFTTAEGRKYYYNKVTKESKWTIPEDLKLAREQAELASAKRSHSEDESTSLSHIAASSSDLAVSTPVTAVVPSTSSTIPAHSTSPIPAGLAVPVIRPPPVASVTPVSAATSDTEATAMKLDNLPSQGAYESNDGAPAPNNEVDYKEISVNGKSNMTPAGDKANVEEPMMYATKQEAKAAFKSLLESVNVQSDWTWEQTTKVIVHDKRYGALRTLGERKQAFNEYLGQRKKVEAEERRWRQKKAREEFVKMLEECEELSSSMKWSKALSLFENDERFKAVDRPRDREDLFDNYIVELERKEREKAVAEHRQKMAEYRKFLETCDYIKASTQWRKIQDRLEDDERCSCLEKIDRLIGFEDYINDLEKEEEELKRVEKEHVRRAERKNRDAFRTLLEEHVAAGILTAKTYWLEYCIEVRDLPQYQAVASNLSGSTPKDLFEEITEELEKQYHEDKSRVKDAMKSRKVSMVSSWVFEDFKSALSEDLSSQPISDINLKLIYNELVERMKEKEEKEARKLQRLAEEFTNLLRTFKEINAASNWEDVKQLVEESQEYRSIGDGNVSRGLFEEYITSLQEKAKEKERKRDEEKLQSRKEKDKEEKEKRKERREKEREREKERSSKREESEGDVDVSEGQKEEKRKGKDRDRKHRRRHHNSDDDVSSDRDDREESKKWSSSRKHDRKKSRKHANTPESDSENRHKRQKKEQRESSRRGGGNDELEDGEVGEDGEIRL; from the exons ATGTCGAACAATCCTCCTCAGTCCTCTGGTGCCCAG CAGTTTCGGGGGATGGTTCCTGGGCAACAGGGTCAGCATTTTGTTCGTGCAGCTTCACAACAGCCGTTTCATCACCCCTACGGACATATTGCATCATCATCAACACCTCCAGTTGTAGGCTTTGGTACATCTGGGCCTCCGTTTCCTTCTTCATATTCA TTTACACCATCATCATCTTATGCTCCGCATATGCATGCATCTGGTAGTGTCCCACCAGCAGCCAACTCTTGGCCTGCTCCTCCTGTAACTCAAACTACAACACTTGTTTCCCCTCTTCAGCAGACACCAGCCACTCCCACTCCCACAGACCCA GGAAATCTGACTCCACAATCTGCATCTGACTGGATGGAGCATACATCTGCTGATGGTAGAAA GTATTATTATAACAAGCAGACTAAACAATCAAGTTGGGAAAAACCTCTTGAACTGATGACACCACTGGAG AGGGCAGATGCGTCCACTGTGTGGAAGGAATTTACAACAGCTGAAGGAAGGAA ATATTATTATAACAAGGTTACAAAGGAGTCTAAGTGGACAATTCCGGAAGATTTAAAG TTAGCTCGGGAACAAGCCGAATTAGCTAGTGCAAAGAGGTCCCATTCCGAAGATGAATCGACCTCTCTATCCCACATTGCTGCATCCTCATCTGATCTAGCTGTAAGCACTCCTGTTACCGCTGTTGTTCCCAGTACATCTTCAACAATTCCTGCGCATTCTACAAGTCCTATTCCAGCGGGTTTGGCTGTACCTGTCATCCGTCCTCCCCCTGTTGCTTCTGTTACTCCAGTGTCTGCTGCAACCAGTGATACGGAGGCTACTGCAAT GAAATTGGATAATTTACCGTCTCAGGGGGCATATGAATCAAATGATGGAGCGCCAGCACCAAATAATGAG GTTGATTATAAGGAAATTTCGGTGAATGGAAAATCCAATATGACACCTGCAGGTGACAAAGCAAACGTTGAGGAACCCATGATGTATGCTACTAAGCAG GAGGCCAAAGCTGCTTTCAAGTCTCTTTTGGAATCTGTAAATGTTCAGTCCGACTGGACATGGGAACAG ACAACGAAAGTGATTGTTCATGATAAAAGATATGGTGCTTTGAGGACACTCGGTGAGCGGAAACAAGCTTTTAACGAG TATCTCGGTCAAAGGAAAAAAGTGGAAGCTGAGGAAAGGCGATGGAGACAGAAGAAAGCGCGGGAAGAATTTGTAAAGATGCTAGAG GAGTGTGAAGAATTATCATCATCCATGAAATGGAG CAAAGCTTTGAGTTTGTTTGAAAATGATGAGCGTTTTAAAGCTGTTGATCGCCCAAGGGATCGTGAAGATCTTTTTGACAATTATATTGTGGAACTTGAGAGGAAG GAAAGAGAGAAGGCAGTGGCAGAACATAGGCAGAAGATGGCAGAGTATCGGAAGTTTCTTGAAACCTGTGACTATATCAAA GCAAGTACACAATGGCGAAAAATTCAGGATAGACTGGAGGATGATGAAAGATGCTCATGTCTTGAAAAAATAGATCGTTTGATTGGTTTTGAG GATTACATTAATGACCTGGAGAAGGAGGAAGAGGAGCTGAAGAGGGTAGAGAAG GAACATGTTAGGCGGGCTGAAAGAAAAAACCGTGATGCATTTCGTACACTACTGGAAGAACATGTCGCTGCTGGCATCCTTACAGCCAAGACGTACTGGTTGGAATATTGCATTGAG GTAAGAGACTTGCCTCAATACCAAGCTGTTGCATCTAATTTGTCTGGCTCAACTCCTAAAGACTTGTTCGAAGAAATCACGGAAGAATTAGAGAAGCAG TATCACGAGGACAAGAGTCGCGTAAAGGATGCGATGAAGTCGAGGAAG GTTTCCATGGTCTCCTCATGGGTGTTTGAAGATTTTAAATCTGCTCTTTCAGAAGATCTCAGTTCTCAACCAATATCAGACATAAATTTAAAG CTTATATATAATGAGTTGGTTGAGAGGATGAAGGAAAAAGAAGAAAAAGAAGCCAGAAAGCTTCAGCGTTTGGCTGAAGAGTTTACCAATCTTTTGCGCACTTTCAAG GAAATAAACGCAGCTTCAAATTGGGAAGATGTCAAACAACTAGTTGAAGAAAGTCAAGAGTACAG ATCGATTGGAGATGGTAATGTTAGCAGAGGGCTTTTTGAGGAATACATAACGAGTTTACAGGAAAAAGCAAAGGAGAAGGAGCGTAAGCGTGATGAGGAAAAG TTGCAGAGTAGGAAAGAGAAGGATAAGGAGGAGAAAGAGAAGCGGAAGGAGAGAAGGGAAAAGGAAAGAGAACGCGAAAAAGAGAGGAGTAGCAAAAGGGAGGAATCGGAGGGTGATGTAGATGTGAGTGAAGGTCAGAAAGAGGAGAAACGAAAAGGAAAAGACCGAGACAGAAAACATAGGAGACGCCATCACAATTCTGATGATGATGTCAGTTCTGATAGGGATGACAGAGAGGAGTCGAAGAAGTGGTCATCATCCCGTAAACATGATCGCAAAAAATCAAGAAAG CACGCAAACACGCCAGAATCAGACAGTGAAAATCGGCATAAAAGACAGAAGAAAGAGCAGCGTGAGAGTAGTCGTCGAGGTGGTGGTAATGACGAGTTAGAGGATGGAGAGGTTGGGGAAGATGGTGAAATCAGACTTTAA